Proteins encoded by one window of Nocardia goodfellowii:
- a CDS encoding RecB family exonuclease, translating to MSASACKPPADLTPEAGPEQDSGRRRPALSPSRAIDFKQCPLKYRLRAIDRIPERPSRGAVRGTVVHAVLEDLYGLPADQRRPERAAALIEPAWARVLEGRPEVAELVVADGIEPLLAEVRQLLDSYYRLEDPTGFEPESREARVEVELGNGVLLRGFVDRIDVAPTGELRVVDYKSGRAPGLAQETKALFQLKFYALVVLRTRGILPAQLRLIYLADEQILTYAPDAEELARFERTLGALWEAILEAGRTGEFQPTTSWLCGYCDYKPLCPAFGGTPPAYPGWPADAPESPEETFADAVAD from the coding sequence ATGTCAGCGTCCGCGTGCAAGCCCCCTGCCGATCTCACCCCCGAGGCCGGGCCGGAGCAGGATTCGGGGCGGCGCAGGCCGGCGCTGTCACCCTCGCGCGCAATCGATTTCAAACAGTGCCCGTTGAAATATCGCCTGCGCGCGATCGATCGGATTCCGGAGCGTCCCTCGCGTGGCGCGGTGCGCGGCACGGTGGTGCACGCGGTACTCGAAGACCTCTACGGGTTGCCCGCCGACCAGCGAAGACCGGAGCGCGCCGCCGCATTGATCGAGCCGGCCTGGGCCCGGGTCCTCGAGGGGCGGCCCGAGGTCGCCGAACTGGTCGTCGCCGACGGGATCGAGCCGTTGCTCGCGGAAGTACGCCAACTGCTCGACAGCTACTACCGCCTCGAAGACCCGACAGGCTTCGAACCGGAATCGCGGGAAGCCCGAGTCGAGGTCGAACTCGGTAACGGGGTGCTGCTGCGCGGATTCGTCGATCGGATCGATGTCGCGCCGACCGGTGAGCTGCGCGTGGTCGATTACAAGAGTGGTCGCGCCCCCGGGCTCGCGCAGGAGACCAAGGCGCTGTTTCAGCTGAAGTTCTACGCCCTGGTGGTGCTGCGCACCCGCGGGATCCTGCCCGCCCAGCTGCGGCTGATCTACCTGGCCGACGAGCAGATCCTCACCTACGCGCCGGACGCGGAGGAACTGGCCCGCTTCGAACGCACCCTGGGCGCGCTCTGGGAGGCGATCCTCGAAGCCGGGCGCACCGGCGAGTTCCAGCCGACCACCAGCTGGCTCTGCGGTTACTGCGACTACAAACCCCTCTGCCCCGCCTTCGGTGGGACGCCACCGGCCTATCCCGGCTGGCCCGCCGACGCTCCGGAGTCCCCGGAGGAAACCTTCGCCGACGCGGTCGCGGACTGA
- a CDS encoding tRNA (adenine-N1)-methyltransferase, translating into MTARRTGPFTIGDRVQLTDAKGRLYTVVLEEGKEFHTHRGGIKHDKLIGADEGTVVTSTNGTPYLALRPLLVDYVLSMPRGAAVIYPKDAAQIVHEGDMFPGARVLEAGAGSGALTCSLLRAVGPQGEVISYEIRDDHAEHAIRNVETFFGERPANWSLTVADVANYDGEPVDRVVLDMLAPWDALPAVSKALVPGGVLIVYVATVTQLSKVVEALREQECWTEPRSWESMVRGWHVVGLAVRPEHRMQGHTAFLVSARRLAEGTVTPKPQRRPSKG; encoded by the coding sequence ATGACGGCCAGACGGACCGGGCCTTTCACCATCGGTGACCGGGTGCAGCTGACCGACGCCAAGGGGCGCCTGTACACGGTCGTGCTGGAGGAGGGCAAAGAGTTCCACACCCATCGCGGCGGCATCAAGCACGACAAGCTGATCGGCGCGGACGAGGGCACCGTCGTCACCTCCACCAACGGCACCCCGTATCTCGCACTGCGCCCGCTGCTGGTCGACTATGTGCTCTCCATGCCCCGCGGCGCGGCCGTCATCTACCCGAAAGACGCCGCCCAGATCGTGCACGAGGGCGATATGTTCCCCGGCGCGCGCGTGCTGGAGGCCGGCGCGGGCTCCGGCGCGCTGACGTGTTCGCTGTTGCGCGCGGTCGGCCCGCAGGGCGAGGTCATCTCCTACGAGATCCGCGACGATCACGCCGAGCATGCCATCCGCAATGTGGAGACCTTCTTTGGCGAACGTCCAGCTAACTGGTCGTTGACGGTCGCCGATGTGGCGAACTACGACGGCGAACCGGTCGATCGCGTCGTGCTGGACATGCTCGCGCCCTGGGACGCGCTGCCGGCGGTGTCCAAGGCGCTGGTCCCCGGCGGCGTGTTGATCGTCTATGTGGCGACTGTCACGCAGCTGTCCAAGGTGGTCGAGGCACTGCGCGAACAGGAATGCTGGACCGAGCCGCGGTCTTGGGAATCGATGGTCCGTGGCTGGCACGTCGTGGGCTTGGCGGTGCGGCCCGAGCATCGGATGCAGGGCCATACCGCGTTCCTGGTGAGCGCGCGCCGCCTCGCCGAGGGCACCGTGACCCCGAAACCGCAACGGCGTCCGTCGAAAGGCTGA
- a CDS encoding choline/carnitine O-acyltransferase, whose translation MSDRTFAADDHLPRVPLPALTDSCTRFMQWCAPLLSAEEYATTQAAVDDLLRPDGPGRKLHAALTEYDNTPGVGSWLDLFWPSRYLGRRDRIALNANFFFLFRDDTTLATSTEANQVDRAAAIVSAATAYKLALDDEAIEPATQRGQQLSMWQHKYLFSETRIPGADQDSVRVPYSDDWPGPSDARHIVVFCRGTMFRLDVIGPGGRPYSPDDLAEALRAVLATAGTAEAPVGHLTTKARAEWAASRTTLRAEPANVAALDTIETALFCLCLEDLEPRDDLHACDQLLHGNSGNRWFDKAVSFIVFANGQAGINVEHCGLDGTTILSFVDTLLETPAAEHAARSGAHTQGTPPLEPIEFVLDEALRADIAAAGADFAEYAAANATTTVSFDFGTARAKQLGISPDAFAQLSYQFAHRRSKGFTGATYESIATRQWRNGRTEAMRVVTPEMVAFVDAMQDPAVGREARIAAARTAAGAHVERAKQCQAGDAPEQHLWELQWIQRRRGAELGVTEPIPLYDSPGWLIMRNDYLSTSSAPSVNIEYFGFGSTSPTCIGVAYVLLPDRWNLYLATPKAVAGQMYAFADQLRTAVADLAALLA comes from the coding sequence TTGAGTGACCGAACCTTCGCAGCCGACGACCATCTGCCCCGGGTGCCGCTGCCGGCATTGACGGACAGCTGCACCCGATTCATGCAGTGGTGCGCACCGTTGCTCAGCGCCGAGGAATACGCCACCACCCAGGCCGCGGTCGACGATCTGCTGCGCCCCGACGGTCCCGGCCGGAAATTGCACGCGGCACTCACCGAATACGACAACACTCCCGGTGTCGGCAGCTGGCTGGACTTGTTCTGGCCTTCGCGTTATCTCGGACGGCGTGATCGCATCGCCCTGAACGCCAATTTCTTCTTCCTCTTCCGGGACGACACGACCTTGGCGACGTCGACCGAGGCGAATCAAGTGGATCGTGCCGCGGCGATCGTCTCCGCCGCCACCGCGTACAAACTCGCGCTCGACGACGAAGCGATCGAGCCCGCCACCCAGCGCGGCCAGCAGTTGTCGATGTGGCAGCACAAATATCTGTTCTCCGAAACCCGGATTCCCGGCGCCGATCAGGACAGCGTGCGGGTGCCCTACAGCGATGACTGGCCGGGGCCCTCGGACGCACGCCACATCGTGGTGTTCTGCCGCGGCACTATGTTCCGGCTGGACGTGATCGGTCCGGGCGGGCGGCCGTACTCCCCGGACGACCTCGCCGAAGCCTTGCGGGCGGTACTCGCCACGGCGGGCACCGCCGAGGCGCCCGTCGGACATCTCACCACCAAGGCCAGAGCCGAATGGGCCGCCAGCAGAACAACTTTGCGGGCCGAACCGGCCAACGTCGCAGCACTCGACACGATCGAGACCGCCCTGTTCTGCCTATGCCTGGAAGATCTCGAGCCGCGTGACGACTTGCACGCCTGCGATCAACTGCTGCACGGGAACAGCGGGAACCGCTGGTTCGACAAAGCGGTGTCGTTCATCGTTTTCGCGAACGGTCAGGCCGGCATCAACGTCGAGCACTGCGGACTGGACGGCACCACCATTCTGTCCTTCGTCGACACCCTGCTGGAGACGCCGGCGGCTGAGCACGCGGCCCGCTCGGGTGCGCACACACAAGGCACACCGCCGCTCGAGCCGATCGAATTCGTCCTCGACGAGGCACTGCGGGCCGATATCGCGGCGGCCGGCGCGGACTTCGCGGAGTACGCCGCGGCGAACGCCACCACCACGGTCTCCTTCGATTTCGGCACGGCCCGCGCCAAACAACTCGGCATCTCCCCGGACGCGTTCGCGCAGTTGAGCTATCAGTTCGCACACCGGCGCAGCAAGGGTTTCACCGGCGCCACCTACGAATCCATCGCCACCCGTCAGTGGCGCAACGGCCGCACCGAGGCGATGCGGGTGGTGACGCCGGAGATGGTGGCGTTCGTCGACGCGATGCAGGACCCCGCGGTGGGCCGGGAAGCGCGCATTGCCGCCGCCCGCACCGCGGCGGGCGCACACGTCGAACGGGCCAAGCAGTGCCAGGCGGGCGACGCGCCCGAGCAGCACCTGTGGGAACTGCAGTGGATCCAGCGTCGCCGGGGCGCCGAGCTGGGCGTCACCGAGCCGATCCCGCTCTATGACAGCCCAGGGTGGCTGATCATGCGCAACGACTACCTCAGCACCAGTTCCGCTCCGTCGGTCAACATCGAGTACTTCGGGTTCGGTTCCACCAGTCCGACCTGCATCGGCGTGGCCTATGTGCTGCTGCCGGACCGGTGGAACCTCTACCTCGCCACGCCGAAAGCGGTGGCCGGCCAGATGTACGCCTTCGCCGACCAGCTGCGCACCGCGGTCGCCGATCTGGCCGCATTGCTGGCGTGA
- a CDS encoding peptidylprolyl isomerase encodes MSSEQRQFVHSTRSGLLRGTLGGARLFAAGAALAVLGLGGIVAMPEAAAAAPDCTPDAGQPNGKQWPAEPGMTIDPGANYTATLNTSCGAVTIALDAAKAPRTVNSFVFLANEAYFDHTRCHRLTTQGIFVLQCGDPTATGTGGPGYQVPDENLAGATYAAGTVAMANAGPNTNGSQFFLVTQDSQLPPNYTPFGKITAGMEKLTAVANGGTKDGTGDGAPAADMVIDSVAIAN; translated from the coding sequence TTGAGCAGCGAACAGCGGCAATTCGTCCATAGCACCCGTAGCGGACTTCTCCGGGGAACCCTAGGCGGTGCACGGCTTTTCGCTGCTGGCGCGGCACTGGCAGTACTCGGCCTCGGCGGCATCGTGGCGATGCCCGAGGCCGCGGCCGCGGCCCCGGACTGCACACCCGACGCCGGCCAGCCGAACGGCAAGCAGTGGCCCGCGGAACCGGGGATGACAATCGATCCGGGCGCGAACTACACCGCGACGCTGAACACCAGCTGCGGCGCCGTCACGATCGCGCTCGACGCGGCCAAGGCTCCGCGCACGGTCAACTCGTTCGTCTTCCTGGCCAACGAGGCCTACTTTGATCACACCCGCTGCCACCGGCTGACCACCCAGGGCATCTTCGTGCTGCAATGCGGCGATCCGACCGCCACGGGGACCGGCGGTCCGGGCTACCAGGTCCCGGATGAGAACCTGGCCGGCGCGACCTACGCGGCGGGCACCGTCGCCATGGCCAATGCCGGTCCGAACACCAATGGCAGCCAGTTCTTCCTGGTCACCCAGGATTCGCAGCTGCCGCCGAACTACACGCCCTTCGGCAAGATCACCGCCGGCATGGAGAAGCTGACGGCCGTCGCGAACGGCGGCACCAAGGACGGCACCGGTGACGGTGCGCCCGCCGCGGACATGGTCATCGACTCGGTAGCCATCGCGAACTGA
- the arc gene encoding proteasome ATPase codes for MSPIENSDSAAWRELEAVRAEAAALRRQLADSPDRARELEARIDSLTIRNTKLMDTLKEARQQLVALREEVDRLGQPPSGYGVLIGVYDDQTVDVFTSGRKMRLTCSPNIDTSTLEYGQTVRLNEALTVVEAGVYDAVGEIGSLREILDDGRRALVVGHADEERVVWLAGPLSKLAEMDDLEDPDRPIRKLRPGDSLLVDTKAGFAYERIPKAEVEDLVLEEVPDVDYSDIGGLGRQIEQIRDAVELPFLHKDLFREYALRPPKGVLLYGPPGCGKTLIAKAVANSLAKKIAEARGEDAKEAKSFFLNIKGPELLNKFVGETERHIRIIFQRAREKASEGTPVIVFFDEMDSIFRTRGSGVSSDVETTVVPQLLSEIDGVEGLENVIVIGASNREDMIDPAILRPGRLDVKIKIERPDAESAQDIFSKYLVDTLPLHADDLAEFGGDRTACIQAMIDRVVERMYAESEDNRFLEVTYANGDKEVLYFKDFNSGAMIQNIVDRAKKYAIKSVLDTGAPGLRIQHLFDSIVDEFAENEDLPNTTNPDDWARISGKKGERIVYIRTLVTGKNASASRAIDTESNTGQYL; via the coding sequence ATGAGCCCCATCGAGAATTCGGATTCGGCGGCCTGGAGAGAGCTCGAGGCGGTACGCGCCGAAGCAGCTGCACTCCGGAGGCAACTCGCCGATTCACCCGATCGCGCACGGGAATTGGAAGCCCGCATCGATTCGCTGACCATTCGCAATACCAAGCTGATGGACACCCTCAAGGAAGCGCGGCAGCAACTCGTCGCACTCCGCGAGGAAGTCGATCGACTGGGTCAGCCACCGAGTGGATACGGCGTTCTGATCGGTGTGTACGACGATCAGACGGTCGACGTGTTCACTTCCGGGCGCAAGATGCGGTTGACCTGTTCGCCGAACATCGACACCTCGACGCTGGAATACGGCCAGACCGTCCGCCTCAACGAGGCGCTCACCGTCGTCGAGGCCGGCGTCTACGACGCGGTCGGCGAAATCGGAAGTCTGCGAGAGATTCTCGACGACGGACGGCGCGCGCTGGTGGTCGGCCATGCCGACGAGGAGCGCGTGGTGTGGCTGGCCGGGCCGCTGTCCAAGCTCGCCGAGATGGATGATCTGGAAGATCCGGATCGTCCCATTCGCAAACTGCGGCCGGGCGATTCGCTCCTGGTCGACACCAAGGCCGGCTTCGCCTACGAGCGCATTCCCAAGGCCGAGGTCGAAGATCTCGTGCTCGAGGAAGTGCCCGACGTCGACTACAGCGATATCGGTGGCCTCGGTCGCCAGATCGAGCAGATCCGCGACGCCGTGGAGCTGCCGTTCCTGCACAAAGACCTGTTCCGCGAGTACGCGCTGCGGCCGCCCAAGGGTGTGCTGCTCTACGGTCCGCCCGGTTGCGGTAAGACGCTGATCGCGAAGGCCGTCGCGAACTCGCTGGCCAAGAAGATCGCCGAAGCCCGCGGTGAGGATGCCAAGGAAGCCAAGTCCTTCTTCCTCAACATCAAGGGCCCGGAGCTGCTGAACAAGTTCGTCGGCGAGACCGAGCGGCACATCCGCATCATCTTCCAGCGCGCCCGGGAGAAGGCGTCGGAGGGCACCCCGGTGATCGTGTTCTTCGACGAGATGGATTCGATCTTCCGCACCCGTGGTTCGGGTGTCTCCTCCGACGTGGAGACCACCGTTGTGCCGCAGTTGCTTTCGGAGATCGACGGTGTCGAGGGCCTGGAGAACGTCATCGTCATCGGCGCCTCCAACCGCGAGGACATGATCGACCCCGCGATCCTGCGCCCCGGACGTCTCGACGTGAAGATCAAGATCGAGCGCCCGGACGCGGAATCGGCCCAGGACATCTTCTCCAAGTACCTGGTCGACACGCTGCCGCTGCACGCCGACGATCTCGCCGAGTTCGGCGGCGACCGGACGGCCTGCATCCAGGCGATGATCGATCGGGTGGTCGAGCGGATGTACGCCGAGAGCGAGGACAACCGCTTCCTGGAGGTCACCTACGCCAACGGTGACAAGGAAGTCCTCTACTTCAAGGACTTCAACTCCGGCGCCATGATCCAGAACATCGTGGACCGGGCCAAGAAGTACGCCATCAAGTCGGTGCTCGACACCGGCGCCCCGGGCCTGCGCATCCAGCATCTCTTCGATTCGATCGTGGACGAGTTCGCCGAGAACGAGGACTTGCCCAACACCACGAATCCGGATGACTGGGCACGCATCTCGGGCAAGAAGGGCGAGCGGATCGTCTACATCCGCACGCTGGTCACCGGCAAGAACGCCAGTGCCAGCCGGGCCATCGACACCGAGTCGAATACGGGTCAGTACCTGTAG
- a CDS encoding phosphoribosyl-ATP diphosphatase, which translates to MKNFESLFAELQDRAATRPAGSGTVAALDAGVHAQGKKVLEEAGEVWLAAEHESDESLAEEISQLLYWVQVLMVGRGLKLEDVYRHL; encoded by the coding sequence GTGAAGAACTTCGAATCCCTGTTCGCCGAGCTGCAGGATCGTGCCGCCACCCGCCCCGCGGGCTCCGGCACCGTGGCCGCATTGGATGCCGGCGTGCATGCCCAGGGTAAGAAGGTGCTCGAAGAGGCCGGCGAGGTCTGGCTGGCCGCCGAGCACGAGAGCGACGAGTCGCTCGCCGAGGAGATCTCGCAGCTGCTCTACTGGGTGCAGGTGCTCATGGTGGGCCGGGGACTGAAGCTCGAAGACGTGTACCGACATCTGTGA
- a CDS encoding YeiH family protein produces MSGETVAETPVKSETAALQGIARPTKREIAAGVAVVLALGLVTRYFDAHVPEWAKGTPFQRVAKSVEYPVYAIALGLLGNVILTKLHLRERLSAGFRTEFFIKTGVVLLGASINLKILVTAAGPSILQALLLITVVFGFTWWFGGVLGLDDKLRALLSSAVSICGVSAAIAAAGAVQAKREQIAYAASLVIIFALPSIFVLPWLADLLGLSDAVAGAWIGGNIDTTAAVAASGALAGEDALKIAGIVKTTQNALIGIVAIALTAYFTLRVERRPGAARPSARQFFERFPKFVLGFVAASIIGTLYLQSVDKQTGTAHIAIVNDLRTSFLILAFVSIGLEFSFRGLRAAGWRPIAVFGSAVVVNLIVGLGLSVILFRDFTL; encoded by the coding sequence ATGAGCGGCGAAACTGTCGCCGAAACGCCGGTCAAGTCGGAAACGGCCGCGCTGCAAGGGATTGCCAGGCCGACGAAGCGGGAGATCGCGGCCGGGGTCGCCGTGGTGCTCGCGCTGGGGCTGGTAACCCGCTACTTCGACGCGCATGTGCCGGAGTGGGCCAAGGGCACGCCGTTCCAGCGGGTCGCCAAGTCGGTCGAGTACCCGGTGTACGCGATCGCGCTCGGCCTGCTCGGCAATGTCATCCTGACGAAACTGCATCTGCGGGAACGGCTTTCGGCGGGTTTCCGCACCGAGTTCTTCATCAAGACCGGTGTGGTGCTGCTCGGCGCCTCGATCAACCTGAAGATCCTGGTGACCGCGGCGGGCCCGTCGATTCTGCAGGCGCTGTTGCTGATCACCGTGGTGTTCGGGTTCACCTGGTGGTTCGGCGGTGTGCTCGGCCTGGACGACAAACTGCGCGCGCTGCTGTCCTCGGCGGTGTCGATCTGCGGAGTCAGTGCCGCGATCGCCGCCGCGGGCGCGGTGCAGGCCAAGCGGGAGCAGATCGCCTACGCGGCTTCGCTGGTGATCATCTTCGCGCTGCCGTCGATTTTCGTGCTGCCTTGGCTGGCCGACCTGCTCGGGCTCTCCGATGCCGTCGCGGGCGCGTGGATCGGCGGCAATATCGACACCACGGCCGCGGTGGCCGCCTCTGGTGCGCTGGCGGGGGAGGACGCGCTGAAGATCGCCGGCATCGTGAAGACCACGCAGAACGCGCTAATCGGCATCGTGGCGATCGCGCTCACCGCGTATTTCACGCTGCGCGTGGAACGCCGGCCGGGGGCGGCCCGGCCGTCGGCGCGCCAATTCTTCGAGCGGTTCCCGAAGTTCGTTCTCGGTTTCGTGGCGGCGTCGATCATCGGCACGCTCTACCTGCAATCGGTGGACAAGCAGACCGGGACCGCGCACATCGCGATCGTCAACGATCTGCGGACCTCGTTCCTGATCCTGGCGTTCGTCTCCATCGGGCTGGAGTTCTCCTTCCGCGGACTCCGTGCCGCCGGGTGGCGGCCCATCGCGGTCTTCGGCTCCGCCGTCGTGGTGAACCTGATTGTCGGCCTAGGGCTTTCGGTTATCCTCTTCCGCGACTTCACCCTGTGA
- a CDS encoding HAD family hydrolase: protein MTPNVTALAAVLWDMDGTLLDSEKLWDIAVRELARELGHEMTDEIRHALIGSAGPDAMRIIFTGLGLEPDVAEVERARLFLETRVAELMTGPIPWRPGAKDALAMVRAAGLSSALVTNTKRSLAEYGLDTLGREFFDASVCGDEVLQGKPDPAIYLRAAELLGVDPKHCVAIEDSPTGARAAELAGCAVLVVPCEIPVPPSPTRVFRDTLIGLTHTDLRHIRHEIA, encoded by the coding sequence GTGACACCGAACGTGACAGCGCTTGCCGCGGTTCTCTGGGATATGGATGGCACGCTGCTCGATTCGGAGAAGCTGTGGGACATAGCCGTTCGTGAGCTCGCTCGGGAACTGGGGCACGAGATGACCGACGAGATCCGCCACGCGCTGATCGGCTCCGCGGGCCCCGACGCCATGCGCATCATCTTCACCGGCCTCGGTCTCGAACCGGACGTGGCCGAAGTCGAGCGGGCCCGGCTGTTCCTGGAGACCCGCGTCGCCGAGCTGATGACCGGACCGATCCCGTGGCGCCCCGGCGCGAAAGACGCCCTCGCCATGGTCCGCGCGGCCGGCCTGTCCAGCGCCTTGGTCACCAACACCAAGCGGTCCCTCGCCGAATACGGCCTGGACACCCTCGGCCGGGAATTCTTCGACGCCTCGGTCTGCGGCGACGAAGTCCTCCAGGGCAAGCCCGACCCCGCCATCTACCTGCGCGCCGCCGAACTCCTCGGCGTCGACCCGAAACACTGTGTGGCCATCGAAGATTCGCCGACCGGCGCGCGAGCGGCCGAACTGGCGGGCTGCGCGGTCCTGGTCGTGCCCTGCGAAATCCCGGTCCCCCCGAGCCCCACCCGCGTCTTCCGCGACACCCTCATCGGCCTCACCCACACCGACCTGCGACACATTCGCCACGAGATCGCCTGA
- a CDS encoding HalD/BesD family halogenase: protein MAATGDLDELVDTVRYPLADREGRGAAVARARADLADGGCTVLRGFIRPELIETLRAQGAALAPHAHYEVEQVNAYNIPLHTDLPPDHPGRIVLERGNAFVARDRIPGDALIHRLYTDERFQRFVADCFGLAELHEFADPLAGLCLNVVAPGMSHPWHFDTNEFTVSMLTQPAESGGVFEYCPNIRSPEAENLDDVRSVLTGSGARHVRRLELRPGDLQLFQGRFSLHRVSPVSGAAQRHSAIFAYTDRPGVIGTVERTRQLFGRVLPDHLAARARLVRGDQLLD from the coding sequence ATGGCGGCGACCGGGGATTTGGACGAATTGGTCGACACCGTGCGCTATCCGCTGGCCGATCGCGAGGGTCGGGGCGCGGCTGTGGCGCGGGCTCGGGCCGACCTGGCCGACGGTGGCTGCACGGTCTTGCGGGGGTTCATCCGGCCGGAACTGATCGAAACGCTGCGGGCGCAGGGCGCGGCGCTGGCGCCGCACGCGCACTACGAGGTCGAGCAGGTCAACGCCTACAATATTCCGCTGCACACCGACTTGCCGCCCGATCATCCGGGGCGGATCGTGCTGGAGCGAGGCAACGCGTTCGTGGCGCGCGACCGGATCCCCGGCGACGCACTGATTCATCGGCTCTACACCGACGAACGGTTCCAGCGTTTCGTCGCGGACTGTTTCGGCCTCGCCGAGCTGCATGAATTCGCCGATCCACTGGCCGGGCTCTGCCTGAACGTGGTGGCTCCCGGCATGTCGCACCCCTGGCACTTCGACACCAATGAGTTCACCGTCAGCATGCTCACCCAGCCCGCGGAATCCGGCGGGGTCTTCGAGTACTGCCCCAATATTCGATCTCCCGAAGCGGAGAACCTCGACGACGTTCGCAGTGTGCTCACCGGCTCCGGTGCGCGGCACGTGCGTCGGCTGGAGTTGCGGCCGGGTGACCTGCAGCTGTTCCAGGGGCGCTTCTCGCTCCATCGAGTGTCACCGGTATCCGGTGCCGCGCAACGCCATTCGGCGATCTTCGCCTACACCGACCGTCCCGGTGTGATCGGCACCGTGGAGCGCACCCGGCAACTGTTCGGCCGTGTCCTGCCCGACCATCTAGCCGCCCGGGCACGCCTGGTCCGTGGCGACCAACTGCTCGACTGA
- the hisG gene encoding ATP phosphoribosyltransferase translates to MLRVAVPNKGALSESATSILAEAGYRKRTDSRDLTVLDPANQVEFFFLRPKDIAIYVGSGELDLGITGRDLALDSGAPVQERLSLGFGRSTFRYAAPAGRDWTVSDLRDKRIATSYPNLVLTDLRARGIEAEVIRLDGAVEISIQLGVADAIADVVGSGRTLRQHNLVAFGESLCDSEGVLIEQVGSDQNERARNQLIARVQGVVFGQQYIMLDYDCPKELLDKAVQITPGLESPTVSPLADENWVAIRAMVPRKQGNEVMDQLADLGAKAILAFDIRSCRAF, encoded by the coding sequence ATGCTGCGCGTCGCAGTCCCCAACAAAGGCGCTCTCTCCGAATCCGCGACCTCGATCCTGGCCGAGGCCGGCTATCGCAAGCGCACCGATTCGCGGGATCTGACCGTCCTCGATCCAGCCAACCAGGTGGAGTTCTTCTTCCTGCGGCCCAAGGACATCGCCATCTACGTCGGTTCCGGTGAACTCGACCTCGGCATCACCGGCCGCGATCTCGCCCTGGATTCCGGCGCGCCGGTGCAGGAACGATTGTCCCTCGGCTTCGGCCGCTCCACCTTCCGCTACGCCGCCCCCGCCGGGCGCGATTGGACGGTCTCCGACCTGCGGGACAAGCGCATCGCGACCTCCTACCCGAATCTGGTGCTCACGGATCTGCGGGCCCGTGGCATCGAGGCCGAGGTGATCCGGCTCGACGGCGCGGTGGAGATCTCCATCCAGCTCGGCGTCGCCGACGCCATCGCCGACGTGGTGGGCTCCGGCCGCACGCTGCGCCAGCACAACCTGGTCGCGTTCGGCGAGTCGCTGTGCGATTCCGAGGGTGTGCTGATCGAGCAGGTCGGTTCCGACCAGAACGAGCGGGCGCGCAACCAGCTCATCGCCCGCGTGCAGGGCGTGGTCTTCGGTCAGCAGTACATCATGCTGGACTACGACTGCCCGAAGGAGTTGCTGGACAAGGCGGTTCAGATCACCCCCGGCCTGGAGTCGCCGACGGTGTCCCCGCTGGCCGACGAGAACTGGGTCGCGATTCGCGCCATGGTGCCGCGCAAGCAGGGCAACGAGGTCATGGATCAGCTCGCCGATCTCGGGGCGAAGGCCATCCTGGCGTTCGACATCCGGTCCTGCCGCGCGTTCTGA
- a CDS encoding class I SAM-dependent methyltransferase, translating to MATNCSTEQPRPFERNTHVPVPLHTTGKASFDDIYHRPDPRDYYTRLADLDYRIPELAKTHFAQQILECRAATGGETLTVLDIGCSYGINAALLRLDTSMGELAEYYGDAVEFDRAALAARDRARLATADKLPGIRFLGMDAARPALAYAHAAGLLHDTVHADLETSEPTEEQRRILASADLVISTGCIGYVTEKTLARIASAGSRRPPWMAHFVLRMFDFAPIAAHLSTLGYRTERVPGMFEQRRFASPGERSQVLDLLTAKGIDTAGYEAQGWLYANLYLSRP from the coding sequence GTGGCGACCAACTGCTCGACTGAGCAGCCGCGTCCGTTCGAGAGGAACACACACGTGCCAGTACCGTTGCATACGACCGGGAAAGCCTCCTTCGACGACATCTACCACCGTCCCGATCCGCGCGACTATTACACCCGCCTGGCAGATTTGGACTATCGCATACCGGAATTAGCGAAAACCCATTTCGCACAGCAAATCCTGGAGTGCCGCGCGGCGACGGGCGGCGAAACGCTCACCGTGCTCGATATCGGCTGCTCCTACGGCATCAACGCCGCGTTATTGCGCCTGGATACCAGCATGGGCGAGCTGGCCGAATATTACGGCGATGCAGTCGAATTCGATCGGGCCGCATTGGCCGCTCGCGACCGCGCGCGACTGGCCACGGCGGACAAACTGCCGGGTATCCGATTCCTGGGTATGGATGCCGCCCGCCCCGCGCTCGCCTACGCACACGCGGCGGGCCTGCTGCACGACACGGTGCATGCCGACCTGGAAACCTCCGAGCCGACCGAGGAGCAACGCCGTATTCTGGCGAGCGCCGACCTGGTGATCTCGACCGGATGCATCGGCTATGTGACGGAGAAAACCCTTGCGCGCATCGCGTCCGCCGGCTCGCGCCGCCCACCGTGGATGGCGCATTTCGTGCTGCGAATGTTCGATTTCGCGCCGATCGCCGCGCACCTGTCGACCCTGGGTTATCGCACCGAACGTGTTCCCGGCATGTTCGAGCAGCGCCGGTTCGCTTCCCCTGGTGAAAGGTCGCAGGTGCTGGATCTTTTGACCGCCAAGGGCATAGATACCGCAGGCTATGAAGCACAGGGCTGGCTTTACGCCAACCTCTACCTCTCGCGCCCATAA